One window of the Panulirus ornatus isolate Po-2019 chromosome 12, ASM3632096v1, whole genome shotgun sequence genome contains the following:
- the LOC139751811 gene encoding alpha-ketoglutarate-dependent dioxygenase alkB homolog 6, translating into MTFFKEFRVNKAPAAAYYIPEFITTEEETHLLHEIYAAPKPKWKELARRRLQNWGGLPHPKGMVAEPIPSWLEQQIEKIDALNVFGEKRPNHILVNEYLPGQGIMPHVDGPMFYPTITTISLGSQSVLEFYTPLNSDEETERTRRIGSLLLEARSLLILQEDLYTFYLHGISEVTQDTLSQDIFNIEQCTPKLDNVIKRGTRISLTIRHVPRVLKAHLMFGRGRK; encoded by the exons GCTCCAGCTGCTGCTTACTACATCCCAGAGTTCATCACAACAGAGGAAGAGACACATCTTTTGCATGAAATTTATGCTGCTCCAAAACCTAAGTGGAAAGAGTTAGCACGTAGAAGGCTGCAGAACTGGGGAGGGCTTCCACATCCTAAAGGAATGGTTGCAGAACCTATTCCTTCC TGGTTGGAGCAACAGATAGAAAAGATAGATGCACTAAATGTCTTTGGGGAGAAGAGGCCAAACCACATACTTGTGAATGAGTACCTTCCCGGCCAAGGAATCATG CCCCATGTAGATGGTCCCATGTTCTACCCAACTATTACCACCATCAGTTTAGGTAGTCAATCAGTACTGGAATTTTATACACCCTTAAATTCAGATGAAGAGACAGAGCGTACAAGGCGCATTGGCTCCCTACTCCTTGAAGCTCGGAGTCTTCTCATTCTCCAGGAAGATCTTTACACTTTTTACTTGCATGGCATAAGTGAAGTAACACAAGATACTCTCTCCCAGGACATATTTAACATTGAACAATGCACACCCAAGCTTGATAATGTGATAAAAAGAGGGACAAGAATATCTCTTACCATAAGACATGTTCCTAGAGTTCTTAAGGCTCATTTAATGTTTGGAAGGGGAAGAAAGTAG